Proteins encoded in a region of the Haloglomus salinum genome:
- a CDS encoding ArsR family transcriptional regulator, whose product MEDPDPGGDEAFDTWRALQKATDTPRADLLSDIAGHPEGAPSVEELAYLNPDKSEDAIRRHLRRLVDTQVVRVLEVAPGNRRRDFPSKFYTITDEAQALFNQNGLFPREAWQRQYTAVEKTARIRDVEQMPRPRAD is encoded by the coding sequence ATGGAGGACCCGGACCCGGGCGGTGACGAGGCGTTCGATACGTGGCGGGCGCTTCAGAAGGCCACGGACACGCCCCGGGCGGACCTCCTATCTGACATCGCGGGCCACCCCGAAGGCGCACCCAGCGTCGAGGAACTGGCCTACCTGAACCCCGACAAGAGCGAGGATGCGATCCGCCGGCACCTCCGACGACTTGTCGATACCCAGGTGGTTCGGGTGCTAGAGGTTGCGCCCGGCAACCGGCGCCGCGATTTCCCCAGCAAGTTCTACACCATCACCGACGAGGCGCAGGCCCTGTTCAACCAGAACGGCCTGTTTCCGCGGGAAGCGTGGCAGCGCCAGTATACGGCGGTCGAGAAGACGGCCCGGATTCGGGATGTCGAACAGATGCCTCGGCCCAGAGCAGACTGA
- a CDS encoding metallophosphoesterase family protein encodes MSTRVAIISDTHIPSRASEIPAWVLDELDAADLAIHAGDFDTYDSYDRVQEVTPDLTAVLGNIDPPDLDVPEVATLDVEGVRFVVTHGTGDIAGYEERVGGIVAEHADDDRLTVGVSGHTHQQAEWEHEGYTCYNPGTCTAADPATIAAMLVATVDGETLDIEKRKEST; translated from the coding sequence ATGTCCACCCGCGTCGCCATCATCAGCGACACCCACATCCCGTCCCGCGCGAGCGAGATTCCCGCCTGGGTCCTCGACGAACTCGATGCGGCCGACCTCGCCATCCACGCCGGCGACTTCGACACGTACGACTCGTACGACCGGGTGCAGGAGGTGACGCCCGACCTCACCGCGGTCCTCGGCAACATCGACCCGCCGGACCTCGATGTGCCCGAGGTCGCCACGCTGGACGTCGAGGGGGTCCGGTTCGTCGTCACCCACGGCACCGGCGACATCGCGGGCTACGAGGAGCGCGTCGGCGGTATCGTCGCCGAGCACGCCGACGACGACCGGCTCACGGTCGGCGTCTCGGGGCACACCCACCAGCAGGCCGAGTGGGAGCACGAGGGCTACACCTGCTACAACCCCGGCACCTGCACCGCCGCGGACCCCGCGACCATCGCGGCGATGCTGGTCGCCACCGTCGACGGCGAGACGCTCGACATCGAGAAGCGGAAGGAATCTACCTGA
- a CDS encoding DUF309 domain-containing protein: MTDDAGGDPAGAPDAEAHLHAGVAVFNAGAYLAAHDPWEAAWLGLDEGPDERLLHGLIQVAAGTHHTRTGNVEGATTLAASARDYLDGLDGHRGVALAPVREWLDAIAADPVTTGERDPPRIRVGGVALAPGDLEFPAAAVAGPELAAARGNDEAADLLRRAAAFGHADLADGKTGSPFVALTLEVLDPDRPDAPPLGRLRDHVQRREQRENDVAGLFETDGE, translated from the coding sequence GTGACCGACGACGCCGGCGGTGACCCGGCGGGCGCGCCCGATGCCGAGGCACACCTCCACGCCGGCGTCGCCGTGTTCAACGCCGGCGCGTACCTCGCTGCCCACGACCCCTGGGAGGCCGCGTGGCTCGGCCTCGACGAGGGGCCGGACGAGCGACTCCTCCACGGACTTATCCAGGTCGCTGCCGGAACGCACCACACCCGTACGGGGAACGTCGAGGGCGCGACGACGCTCGCGGCCAGCGCCCGCGACTATCTCGACGGACTCGACGGCCATCGTGGCGTCGCGCTCGCTCCCGTCCGCGAGTGGCTGGACGCGATAGCGGCCGACCCCGTCACGACCGGGGAGCGTGACCCGCCACGGATTCGGGTCGGCGGCGTCGCGCTCGCCCCCGGCGACCTCGAGTTCCCCGCGGCCGCCGTTGCCGGCCCCGAACTCGCCGCGGCCCGGGGGAACGACGAGGCCGCGGACCTGTTGCGGCGGGCGGCCGCGTTCGGCCACGCGGACCTCGCCGACGGGAAGACGGGCAGCCCGTTCGTGGCGCTCACGCTGGAGGTTCTCGACCCGGACCGCCCCGACGCCCCGCCGCTCGGCCGCCTGCGCGACCACGTCCAGCGCCGCGAACAGCGCGAGAACGATGTGGCCGGGCTGTTCGAGACGGACGGGGAGTAG
- a CDS encoding DUF7504 family protein translates to MSAGESAGAGESSSDDPKLADAANVLVLSGRLDSDARVSYLDELVAPDLSNLLVVSYADDPARWLDGWEMNGGPPETTVLVEETERDGTGSYPDIERIVEEPADLTGLGITVSERLTDWGTGSLLIFESLTVLLEHVELKRAFRFLHVLVNRVKATGATAHYHLDPDQHDDRTIATLTSLFDTIVAYEDGSWQESSWP, encoded by the coding sequence ATGTCGGCGGGGGAATCGGCCGGTGCGGGGGAGTCGAGCAGCGACGACCCCAAGCTCGCCGACGCGGCGAACGTGCTGGTCCTCTCCGGGCGGCTGGATAGCGACGCCCGGGTCTCGTATCTCGACGAACTCGTCGCACCCGACCTGTCGAACCTGCTGGTCGTCTCCTACGCCGACGACCCCGCACGCTGGCTGGACGGCTGGGAGATGAACGGTGGCCCGCCGGAAACGACCGTGTTGGTCGAGGAGACCGAGCGGGACGGGACAGGGAGCTACCCCGATATCGAGCGCATCGTCGAGGAGCCGGCAGACCTGACGGGGCTCGGAATCACCGTCAGCGAACGTCTCACCGACTGGGGGACCGGGTCGCTCCTCATCTTCGAGTCCCTGACCGTCCTGCTGGAGCACGTCGAGCTGAAGCGTGCGTTCCGCTTCCTCCACGTCCTCGTCAACCGCGTGAAAGCGACCGGCGCGACCGCACACTACCACCTCGACCCGGACCAGCACGACGACCGAACCATCGCCACCCTCACCTCGCTGTTCGACACCATCGTCGCCTACGAGGACGGCAGCTGGCAGGAGTCGAGCTGGCCGTAG
- a CDS encoding DNA-binding protein, which translates to MSDSSDPGAIVDALAAATDAFNEEGHGIPTREERIDADADWKTQLTKACRLLTAVERLSGAGLYTATTELCFGATERSVEAFALAEGGDELDDFHDHTRCYDRATDLGLLSRETTEGLRRLYDTNRTDSYYGGRRPTEEQATAMRALAESVHEYVVAQIREGGVCVCEAD; encoded by the coding sequence ATGAGTGATTCGTCCGACCCCGGAGCGATTGTGGACGCGCTCGCAGCGGCTACCGACGCGTTCAACGAGGAGGGGCACGGTATCCCAACCCGCGAGGAACGTATCGATGCGGACGCGGACTGGAAGACGCAACTCACCAAGGCCTGTCGACTGCTGACTGCGGTTGAGCGGCTCTCTGGAGCGGGGTTGTACACCGCGACGACGGAGCTCTGCTTCGGCGCGACCGAACGGTCTGTCGAGGCGTTCGCGCTCGCGGAGGGTGGTGACGAACTGGACGACTTCCACGACCACACGCGCTGTTACGACCGGGCGACCGACCTGGGTCTGCTATCGAGGGAGACGACCGAGGGACTCCGACGGCTGTACGATACGAATCGGACGGATAGCTACTACGGCGGACGCCGCCCGACCGAGGAGCAGGCGACGGCGATGCGAGCCCTCGCCGAGAGCGTCCACGAGTACGTCGTGGCCCAGATTCGCGAGGGAGGCGTCTGTGTCTGCGAGGCCGATTAG
- a CDS encoding nucleotidyltransferase domain-containing protein: protein MVTNSNTQSGGRTRISLDIPAQDTRIFGSETAHAVLYFLSRQHTDEFSITDLATAVEYSRTSVSKAVDLLASNDLVVDRREGNTRLVRINRERLSRPDDPILDIPQAEFQPPVREAVDELRTELEALVGIVLYGSVARGEADRRSDIDLWVLVEEDRLAAQRVANDVRQTLEAREFDTGRYEYEIDVESLPAVPGYTDELREILSDGLVLHSTEKFETVQGMILHGDLDE, encoded by the coding sequence ATGGTAACGAACTCGAACACACAGTCCGGTGGGAGGACCCGAATCTCCCTCGACATCCCCGCACAGGATACCCGTATATTCGGAAGCGAGACCGCACACGCGGTTCTATACTTTTTATCACGACAGCACACGGACGAGTTCTCCATTACCGACCTGGCGACGGCCGTGGAGTACTCCCGGACCAGCGTCTCGAAGGCAGTCGACCTCTTGGCCTCCAACGACCTCGTCGTGGACCGACGCGAGGGGAACACCCGATTGGTCCGGATCAATCGCGAACGTCTGTCCCGCCCGGATGATCCGATACTGGACATCCCGCAGGCGGAGTTCCAGCCGCCGGTACGGGAGGCAGTCGACGAGCTACGGACCGAACTGGAAGCCCTCGTCGGAATAGTCCTCTACGGGAGCGTCGCGCGGGGCGAAGCCGACCGGCGGAGCGACATCGACCTGTGGGTGCTGGTCGAGGAAGACCGGCTGGCAGCACAACGGGTCGCGAACGATGTCCGCCAGACACTCGAAGCGCGGGAGTTCGACACCGGCCGGTACGAGTACGAGATCGATGTCGAGTCGCTTCCCGCGGTTCCCGGATACACGGACGAACTCCGCGAGATACTGAGCGATGGACTCGTCCTCCACAGCACCGAGAAGTTCGAGACGGTCCAGGGGATGATCCTCCACGGTGATCTGGATGAGTGA
- a CDS encoding NUDIX domain-containing protein, whose translation MTDEGADETGVVTVFLRNNSDVLLFRRSEAVGSYSGQWGAVAGHAEGDPEALAREELREETGLDPDDCAFVRRGPSFPVEDPDHGTWRVNPFLFDCPTREVTTNRETTEHAWVQPPAILDRETVPRLWESYRRVAPTVATVREDHEHGSEYVSRRAVEVLRDAAAALDAGVDAPVDLPDAGGDWSRLASLADELLAARQSMAVVANRVNRAMWLAAGEHDVDEASSGDPVRSAGAVQTAAEHVLANLDPAGRRLVGEGRRANWGDGVVATLSRSGTVRELLGRVAARVVIAESRPGGEGRAVARDLADALVAPVTLCADTGVAHALDARDVDAVLVGADTVLADGSVVNKVGTRTLASAAAAQDVPVYVAAHTDKVAPPGHEAALEPRDPAELLDGADASSAPGALDVEHPTFDVTPPTLVDAYLTEEGLLTADSVPTVAERAAECADWPRPSA comes from the coding sequence ATGACCGACGAGGGCGCGGACGAGACGGGCGTCGTCACCGTCTTCCTGCGGAACAACTCCGACGTGCTCCTGTTCCGGCGGAGCGAGGCGGTCGGTTCCTATAGCGGGCAGTGGGGGGCGGTCGCGGGGCACGCCGAGGGCGACCCCGAGGCGCTGGCGCGCGAGGAGCTTCGCGAGGAGACGGGCCTCGACCCCGACGACTGCGCGTTCGTCCGGCGTGGCCCCTCGTTTCCCGTCGAGGACCCCGACCACGGCACCTGGCGCGTCAACCCGTTCCTGTTCGACTGCCCGACGCGCGAGGTGACGACGAACCGTGAGACGACCGAGCACGCGTGGGTCCAGCCGCCCGCGATACTGGACCGGGAGACGGTCCCGCGGCTGTGGGAGTCCTACCGGCGGGTCGCGCCCACGGTGGCGACCGTGCGCGAGGACCACGAGCACGGCTCCGAGTACGTCTCCCGGCGTGCAGTGGAGGTCCTCCGTGACGCTGCGGCGGCGCTGGACGCGGGCGTCGACGCGCCGGTCGACCTCCCCGACGCGGGGGGCGACTGGTCGCGGCTCGCGTCGCTCGCCGACGAGTTGCTGGCGGCCCGCCAGAGCATGGCCGTCGTCGCGAACCGTGTGAACCGGGCGATGTGGCTGGCCGCCGGCGAGCACGATGTCGACGAGGCGTCGAGCGGCGACCCGGTCCGGTCGGCCGGGGCCGTGCAGACGGCGGCCGAGCACGTCCTCGCGAATCTCGACCCCGCCGGGCGCCGCCTCGTCGGTGAGGGCCGGCGGGCCAACTGGGGCGACGGCGTCGTGGCGACGCTCTCCCGGTCGGGGACCGTCCGGGAACTGCTGGGTCGGGTGGCCGCCAGGGTCGTCATCGCGGAGTCGCGCCCCGGCGGCGAGGGCCGGGCGGTCGCGCGTGACCTCGCGGACGCGCTCGTCGCGCCCGTCACGCTGTGTGCCGACACGGGCGTGGCGCACGCGCTCGACGCACGCGACGTGGATGCGGTGCTGGTCGGCGCGGACACGGTCCTGGCGGACGGGTCGGTCGTCAACAAGGTCGGCACGCGCACGCTGGCGAGCGCCGCTGCCGCGCAGGACGTGCCCGTCTACGTCGCGGCCCACACGGACAAGGTGGCGCCGCCCGGCCACGAGGCCGCCCTCGAACCCCGCGACCCGGCCGAGTTGCTGGACGGGGCCGACGCGTCCAGCGCGCCCGGTGCTCTCGATGTCGAGCACCCGACGTTCGACGTGACGCCGCCCACGCTGGTCGACGCCTACCTCACCGAGGAGGGGCTTCTCACCGCGGACAGCGTCCCGACGGTGGCCGAGCGGGCCGCGGAGTGCGCAGACTGGCCGCGGCCCTCGGCGTAG
- a CDS encoding heavy metal translocating P-type ATPase, translating to MSQHRSQIDIQGMSCANCSQSIADAVEGLDGVSEANINYATDEGSVAYDPETVSLGRIFAAIEDAGYTPVTESASIAITDMSCANCSETVQESLERTPGVVSADVNFATDEAQVTYNPAEASLADCYAAIEDAGYSPVREDDSDGGEESSADRRDAARNAEIRKQLRLTLFGAALAAPMLFFLVEKLLLGGTVLPDRIFGIEFGWVEFLLATPVQLVLGWPFYRNSYNALVKNRRANMDVLIALGSSTAYLYSVVVLLDLLASEGLYFDTAALILVFITLGNYLEARSKGQAGAALRSLLEMEADTATLVEADGTEREVSVEEVAVGDRMKVRPGEQIPTDGVVVDGQSAVDESMVTGESVPVEKSEGDEVVGSTINENGVLVVEATKVGKDTALQQIVQTVKEAQSRQPEIQNLADRISAYFVPAVILNAVLWAAVWFLFPETLAGFVRALPLWGLVGGGPAALSVFEFAVVVFASAVLIACPCALGLATPAATMVGTTIGAQHGVLFKGGDILERAKDVDTVVFDKTGTLTKGEMRLTDVVAVGPEDRAAADGGEPAADGGQTVARDRVDEDEVLRLAASAERDSEHPLARAIVEGAEERGLELGDAEAFENVPGQGVRATVDGDEVLVGNRKLLQDAGIDPAPAAETMERLESEGKTAMLVARRPAGSDAGELLGVVADADTVKESAKDAVAQLQDRGTDVMMITGDNERTARAVAEQVGIDPANVRAGVLPEDKADAVEAIQEEDRKAMMVGDGVNDAPALAVAHVGCAIGSGTDVAIEAADVTLMRDDPLDVVKAIRISEGTLAKIKQNLFWALGYNTAMIPLASLGLLQPVLAAGAMAFSSVSVLANSLLFREYTPDEDYELLGRLR from the coding sequence ATGAGCCAGCACCGAAGCCAGATAGACATCCAGGGGATGAGCTGTGCGAACTGCTCGCAGAGCATCGCCGACGCCGTCGAGGGGCTCGACGGGGTATCCGAGGCGAACATCAACTACGCTACCGACGAGGGGAGCGTCGCGTACGACCCGGAGACGGTCTCGCTGGGTCGTATCTTCGCGGCCATCGAGGACGCCGGGTACACGCCGGTCACCGAGTCCGCGAGCATCGCCATCACGGACATGTCGTGTGCGAACTGCTCGGAGACGGTCCAGGAGTCCCTCGAGCGGACGCCGGGCGTCGTCAGCGCCGACGTGAACTTCGCGACCGACGAGGCACAGGTCACGTACAACCCGGCGGAGGCGAGCCTCGCGGACTGCTACGCCGCCATCGAGGACGCCGGCTACTCGCCCGTCCGTGAGGACGATAGCGACGGCGGCGAGGAATCCAGCGCGGACCGTCGCGACGCCGCTCGGAACGCGGAGATACGCAAGCAACTCCGGCTGACGCTGTTCGGTGCGGCGCTGGCGGCACCGATGCTGTTCTTCCTCGTCGAGAAGCTCCTGCTCGGCGGGACGGTCCTCCCCGACCGGATCTTCGGCATCGAGTTCGGCTGGGTCGAGTTCCTGCTCGCGACCCCCGTCCAGCTCGTGCTCGGCTGGCCGTTCTACCGGAACTCGTACAACGCGCTCGTGAAGAACCGGAGGGCGAACATGGACGTCCTCATCGCGCTGGGGTCGTCCACGGCGTACCTCTACTCGGTCGTGGTCCTCCTCGACCTCCTCGCGAGCGAGGGGCTGTACTTCGATACGGCCGCGCTCATCCTCGTGTTCATCACGCTCGGGAACTACCTCGAGGCCCGCTCGAAGGGGCAGGCGGGCGCGGCGCTCCGGTCGCTGCTGGAGATGGAGGCCGACACCGCGACACTGGTCGAGGCGGACGGCACCGAGCGCGAGGTCTCCGTCGAGGAGGTCGCGGTCGGCGACCGGATGAAGGTCCGCCCGGGCGAGCAGATTCCCACCGACGGCGTGGTCGTCGACGGACAGAGCGCCGTCGACGAGTCGATGGTCACCGGCGAGTCCGTCCCCGTCGAGAAGAGCGAGGGCGACGAGGTCGTCGGCTCCACCATCAACGAGAACGGCGTCCTCGTCGTCGAGGCGACGAAGGTCGGGAAGGACACGGCGCTCCAGCAGATCGTCCAGACCGTCAAGGAGGCCCAGTCCCGCCAGCCCGAGATACAGAACCTCGCCGACCGCATCTCGGCGTACTTCGTCCCGGCGGTCATCCTCAACGCCGTGCTGTGGGCGGCCGTCTGGTTCCTGTTCCCCGAGACGCTCGCGGGCTTCGTCCGCGCGCTCCCGCTGTGGGGGCTGGTCGGCGGCGGCCCGGCGGCGCTGTCGGTCTTCGAGTTCGCGGTCGTCGTCTTCGCCAGCGCCGTCCTCATCGCCTGTCCCTGTGCGCTGGGGCTGGCGACGCCCGCCGCCACGATGGTCGGGACCACCATCGGCGCGCAGCACGGCGTCCTGTTCAAGGGCGGTGACATCCTCGAGCGCGCGAAGGACGTCGACACCGTCGTCTTCGACAAGACGGGCACGCTGACGAAGGGCGAGATGCGCCTCACGGACGTGGTCGCGGTCGGGCCCGAGGACCGGGCGGCGGCCGACGGCGGCGAGCCCGCTGCCGACGGTGGGCAGACGGTCGCCCGCGACCGCGTCGACGAGGACGAGGTGCTCCGGCTCGCGGCCAGCGCCGAGCGCGACAGCGAGCACCCCCTCGCCCGCGCCATCGTCGAGGGGGCCGAGGAGCGCGGCCTCGAACTCGGTGACGCCGAGGCCTTCGAGAACGTGCCCGGGCAGGGTGTCCGGGCGACGGTCGACGGCGACGAGGTGCTGGTCGGGAACCGCAAGCTCCTGCAGGACGCCGGTATCGACCCCGCGCCCGCTGCGGAGACGATGGAGCGCCTCGAGAGCGAGGGCAAGACCGCGATGCTCGTTGCCCGACGACCCGCCGGCAGCGATGCCGGCGAACTGCTCGGGGTCGTCGCCGACGCCGACACGGTCAAGGAGAGCGCGAAGGACGCCGTCGCCCAGCTGCAGGACCGCGGCACCGACGTGATGATGATAACCGGCGACAACGAGCGGACCGCCCGCGCGGTCGCCGAGCAGGTCGGCATCGACCCCGCGAACGTCCGCGCCGGGGTGCTCCCCGAAGACAAGGCCGACGCGGTCGAGGCCATCCAGGAAGAGGACCGCAAGGCGATGATGGTCGGCGACGGCGTCAACGACGCCCCGGCGCTGGCCGTGGCGCACGTCGGCTGTGCCATCGGCAGCGGGACGGACGTGGCTATCGAGGCCGCCGACGTGACGCTGATGCGCGACGACCCACTCGACGTCGTGAAGGCTATCCGCATCAGCGAGGGGACGCTCGCGAAGATCAAGCAGAACCTGTTCTGGGCGCTGGGCTACAACACGGCGATGATTCCGCTGGCGTCGCTCGGCCTGCTCCAGCCCGTCCTCGCCGCCGGCGCGATGGCGTTCTCGTCGGTCTCGGTCCTGGCGAACAGCCTGCTGTTCCGGGAGTACACGCCGGACGAGGACTACGAACTGCTCGGCCGACTCCGGTGA
- a CDS encoding restriction endonuclease, with protein sequence MPILDELSGFEFEDVMEDVFRNLGYENVRQAAKTADEGRDIVMEEVVDGTRRSIVVECKHTGSVGRPVVQKLHSAIATHDFDGPKRGMVVTTGRFSGPAEEYAERLDANDDPYPIELVDGRDLRELAEEVGLDLYNGRIEVLCDETLRPRDPTGTVDSPLFEVVRDVENLSVADLPPADRRAHFQPVVVVSARVQATFETSVGVVHRVDEADAIALHAGRGGPTPCSSAVAQLVASNLSQAVDLDEDAFAETFDDLVVDRFGQTQTEYKDWAVDRFRRRHTTTVRYTGDNNVTYTKECEPRQSDISVQSVTPIYLPQVRFGVTLGEYTHGYEAYVAGPSRVTVEDAVRRCVHCETDASDETYTYCANCGSINCERHTKTERLEGTPVCTGCSVTEQFAFATKHFYDEANLETFREEYEAMAVHEKAMENPPLVGGGAVTAVVLALTLLVVTGVI encoded by the coding sequence ATGCCGATTCTGGACGAGCTCTCGGGGTTCGAGTTCGAGGACGTGATGGAGGACGTCTTCCGGAACCTCGGCTACGAGAACGTCCGGCAGGCCGCCAAGACCGCCGACGAGGGACGGGACATCGTCATGGAGGAGGTCGTCGACGGGACCCGCCGGAGTATCGTCGTCGAGTGCAAGCACACCGGCTCGGTCGGGCGGCCGGTCGTCCAGAAGCTCCACTCGGCCATCGCCACCCACGACTTCGACGGCCCGAAGCGCGGGATGGTCGTCACGACGGGCCGGTTCAGCGGCCCGGCCGAGGAGTACGCCGAGCGACTCGACGCGAACGACGACCCGTACCCCATCGAACTCGTCGACGGCCGCGACCTCCGCGAGCTGGCCGAGGAGGTCGGACTGGACCTGTACAACGGCCGTATCGAGGTGCTCTGTGACGAGACGCTCCGGCCGCGCGACCCGACCGGGACGGTCGACTCGCCGCTGTTCGAGGTCGTCCGCGACGTGGAGAACCTCTCGGTGGCGGACCTGCCACCGGCCGACCGGCGGGCGCACTTCCAGCCGGTCGTCGTCGTGTCCGCTCGCGTCCAGGCCACGTTCGAGACCTCCGTCGGCGTCGTCCACCGCGTCGACGAGGCCGACGCGATTGCCCTCCACGCCGGGCGGGGCGGCCCGACCCCCTGCTCGTCGGCGGTCGCACAGCTCGTCGCCAGCAACCTCTCGCAGGCGGTCGACCTGGACGAGGACGCGTTCGCGGAGACGTTCGACGACCTCGTCGTCGACCGGTTCGGCCAGACCCAGACCGAGTACAAGGACTGGGCTGTCGACCGGTTCCGGCGCCGGCACACGACGACGGTCCGGTACACCGGCGACAACAACGTCACGTACACGAAGGAGTGCGAGCCCAGACAGTCCGATATCTCGGTCCAGTCGGTCACGCCCATCTACCTCCCGCAGGTCCGGTTCGGCGTGACGCTCGGCGAGTACACGCACGGCTACGAGGCCTACGTCGCCGGCCCCTCGCGGGTGACCGTCGAGGACGCGGTCCGGCGTTGCGTCCACTGCGAGACGGATGCGAGTGACGAGACGTACACGTACTGCGCGAACTGCGGCAGCATCAACTGCGAGCGCCACACGAAGACCGAGCGGCTGGAGGGGACCCCGGTCTGTACCGGCTGTTCGGTGACGGAGCAGTTCGCGTTCGCGACGAAGCACTTCTACGACGAGGCGAATCTCGAGACGTTCCGCGAGGAGTACGAGGCGATGGCGGTCCACGAGAAGGCGATGGAGAACCCGCCGCTGGTCGGTGGGGGCGCGGTCACGGCCGTCGTACTGGCCCTCACGCTGCTGGTGGTGACGGGGGTCATCTGA
- a CDS encoding UPF0175 family protein: MATIEIDDEVYEAIQLPDGERSAVLKRELAVSLYAQDVLSLGKARALAGLSAQEFQELLGEREVPQHYDETELAEDIEYAQ, from the coding sequence GTGGCGACCATCGAGATCGACGACGAGGTGTACGAGGCGATCCAGCTCCCCGATGGGGAGCGCTCCGCGGTTCTGAAGCGGGAGCTGGCAGTGTCGCTGTACGCGCAGGACGTACTCTCGCTCGGGAAGGCGCGGGCCCTGGCCGGGCTGTCGGCACAGGAGTTCCAAGAGCTCCTCGGCGAGCGCGAGGTCCCACAGCACTACGACGAGACAGAACTCGCCGAGGACATCGAGTACGCCCAGTGA
- a CDS encoding CNNM domain-containing protein: MAVPLVALGVASIVVLLGLSAFFSSSEIAVFSLSSEWVDTQAETGDGDARALATLRENPHRLLVTLLVGNNLVNVALSSIVTVLLAQYVSGGVAVAATTLVAGSVVLVFGEIVPKSFGLGNAERYAPVVARPIRLVELALLPLVVPFDLLTRSMGTALGGDADIEEPYTGDEEGAPPAGD; this comes from the coding sequence ATGGCCGTCCCCCTCGTCGCCCTCGGTGTCGCGAGTATCGTCGTCCTCCTCGGGCTGAGCGCGTTCTTCTCCAGCAGCGAGATCGCTGTCTTCTCGCTGTCGTCGGAGTGGGTCGATACGCAGGCCGAAACGGGCGACGGCGACGCCCGCGCGCTGGCGACCCTCCGCGAGAACCCCCACCGCCTGCTCGTGACACTGCTCGTCGGCAACAACCTCGTCAACGTCGCGCTGTCGAGCATCGTGACCGTCCTGCTGGCCCAGTACGTCTCCGGCGGGGTCGCTGTGGCCGCCACGACGCTGGTGGCGGGGTCGGTGGTGCTCGTCTTCGGTGAAATCGTCCCGAAGTCGTTCGGCCTGGGCAACGCCGAGCGGTACGCGCCAGTCGTGGCGCGACCCATCCGGCTGGTCGAGCTGGCACTCCTGCCGCTGGTCGTCCCGTTCGACCTGCTGACGCGCTCGATGGGCACCGCGCTCGGGGGTGACGCGGACATCGAGGAGCCGTACACGGGCGACGAGGAGGGCGCGCCGCCGGCGGGTGACTGA
- a CDS encoding DUF7342 family protein: MAETPPTLEAWKAETTAIDRVQSVATTVSEPQPASYIAEEALVAENTARDHLQRLVDWNILVERDRDGTTVYAPDPLHARVQTIRDLLAEYDRNGLIDLKADVQERIESLRAEYGADGPDALRGQAATTDTAAETRDRLKAASDWGLLRWRLDAIEAAIENYDTYT, translated from the coding sequence ATGGCCGAGACGCCCCCCACCTTGGAGGCGTGGAAGGCCGAAACCACCGCCATCGACCGGGTTCAGTCGGTCGCCACAACGGTCTCCGAGCCCCAGCCGGCCTCCTACATCGCTGAGGAAGCTCTTGTCGCCGAGAATACCGCCCGGGACCACCTGCAACGGCTGGTCGACTGGAACATCTTGGTCGAGCGCGACCGCGACGGCACCACCGTCTACGCGCCCGACCCGCTCCACGCCCGGGTCCAGACCATCCGCGATTTGCTGGCTGAGTACGACCGTAACGGTCTCATCGACCTGAAGGCCGACGTGCAGGAGCGCATTGAATCGCTCCGCGCCGAGTACGGCGCCGACGGCCCCGACGCACTCCGCGGACAGGCAGCCACCACGGACACGGCGGCCGAAACCCGCGACCGACTGAAAGCCGCGAGTGACTGGGGGCTGTTGCGCTGGCGGCTGGACGCCATCGAGGCGGCCATCGAGAACTACGACACCTACACGTAG